The nucleotide sequence GGCACACGAACCTGATATTCTCGGCGCTGTTCGCGGCGTTGCTGGTGTACCTGATGTGGTGGTGGCGGGAAAAGATCTGGTCGTCGACGCCACTCCACGTGGTGGGGCTCGCTGAGATGCTCGCCATCTTCGGCCTCGTCGTCTCTTGCCGAGATGCTCGCCATCACCGAGTAGTCGCTCCGTGCACCGCGCGACGAGCTGCCCGTCGTCCCGTTCGAGGAGTTGGagtcgtcgccggtggcggcaCCGACGCCATCGCTCACATGCTCACTGCGGTTCTTGCGGCCATGCACAAGCTCGAGGAGAACCATCCCGAAGCTGTAAACATCAGTGCGGTTCTTGCGACCGctgcgccggtggccgccgcaaACGCCAGGTGTGTGGGGGTGGGGGAGCGGGTGTGTCGGGGCCTCCACCGCGCCAGCGCCAATGccacgcgcgcgcgtgccgccgcaccACAAGCCGCTTGCCGCCTCTCAGCTCCGTCGCTGCCCCTCTgcgcagctcgccgccgctcgccattctcagaggggagaaagagagggatagagaggagaggaaggagagaggatagagagaggggatagagagagttGTAGtgaggatgacaggtgggtccacgtacgccccaccatttttttaatattgtgtgtgtgaaactgacatgtgggtcccataggttttattattttttggattgaattgccacgtaagcgccacatcaatgccacgtcggatgaagaccgagtcaaattagccacgtaggcaccacctcatctaaaaccggggtcaaatactgccgagggaccttatTTAAAGGGTTTCGCAAGTTGGAGAACCtgtcgtacccggttttgtgatcaagggacgaaaatcagactgggcgacaaatagagggacccaaagtgaacttattcctaataACGTTTGGGAAACCAATatagatacaatccgagtagaactagggaaaccaatatggatacaatccgagtagtccttgtcatttttatttttagaactctggttgtctttctttatccggaactccctcgaggtcagtttccgtataataCATGGTATGTAGTgcatcctgccgagatttagtcaactactattaggtatgtggtatccataacccggacaatagcccccgacttcaatgcaaatgaacgagttcatattctcaaccgcaaactttggaggaactgttatcgagctcacgtgaccgttctcggtgagtttaaagataacgttagacttcctttattaGCCTCGTGCGGCCACCGAAAGGGTTTGTCTAagtcaatctctgatgtcgaccgagaaagtacagagcgtacgactaagtctcccgtcttgctgtaatcgagaatttggattgaagtcaagaaattttatctcggcgggtacaccatctcttcattccgtattccttgtcgagatccagcaaccgttctcgagtgatcaagaaggcgtagagtctgcgacggagccttgtcgacatttgtcgtactcgccttagtcgatcttggtgtagaaccatagagacatggagtcttcgataatgtcgaatagaattttcctgaaatcaatactcagaaaagaatattagatagaaatagtccccgagcgaatgctcaaagggtgacatgttataatatgacaGACTAGTGAATTGAATGTACAGGCCAGTGctttgtatatgagcgtcttctctcttaccgactccgatcagtcagtttgtagagtcatacactctccctagcccccagccttgtcgtcggagaatcatTCTAAGAAGATAAGGCTCTtagacctttgacctgcctcggttgaacaagcactgatcctagcccccagccgtgaagttggaaaatccatttccgattacacggcttggttaatacgcacggcgagaactcttacacgactagatcttacatggtctttcgtctcttcaggatccgacaaggccttatcggctctgggcgtccccagccgaagttccctcaggttcctcggaggccttgtcaagacggcgtaaagggacagtaggataggtttcaacgctaggtgtcatctgggtaagggatctctgggtaaaacacttggcgatcttgtgcacctgatatcaactttgttgaagcaggggtaatgggagaatcgctacatcgctggtcgaggaccaggcagtagtcgtaactcgaccacttaaagtggaattagtgggagaaacgctacatcgctggtcgaggaccaggcagtagtcgtgactcgaccacttaaagtggaagtggtgggagaaacgctacatcgctggtcgaggaccaggcagtagtcgtcactcgaccacttaaagtggaagtagtgggagaaacgctacatcgctggtcgaggaccaggcagtagtcatgactcgaccacttaaagtgaggCGAGAGAAATCACTATgttttactggttcgagaaccagaaGTAGGAGTTTTTTAATCACCTATAGGGGCGctaaagttggtttattacatgtgcatatcatgtagccagcatgactcacacacccaacttgtagcatattcggatgtccgttcgcaacCATATCGGGTGATCAAGCCAACGACGTTCgtgaggaattatccgttaacaaccttttctcgagtagtccagccatggccggtgctatgagataggtcgtcggtcttcgttggtaggtcgGGTGCGATAACTCCACATTTGtcgagaatgttctcgataatAGAGTGTACTCGActacaacctactcgagtgttcaattgttcctgaaaaatattttctagaaggcaagacatatagcagataatatcgagtatgtactcaaaaaactgcatggatcttctagtattatcaggacaTAACAAGCAGATGTAAATGTcagggcattatgtaaaccgtaaataagcatgatttatacagaagaagacagagcgagcccccagcgttagatcgtagtcgatttaacatcAGGGACACCCGTGCAACAGATATTATTGTATAAAGAACATGCTCtgggtaaacataataaattatagatctgacaatactgtatgatctgaataggtacgataaattgcagataaaatattgcgtacctttgtagatacatgccggatgtatttacgaaattagtagatcaatttaaaaaaccaatctaccaattaccttgTTGCATACTCGTTCGATATCATGCgatctgacatcttttggtacgccgcggagcttgaggcttggatgatctcgatagaccaagttgtcgatgacgatgatggttccgatctGGTTAGGTTGGATCTCCCCCTCAGCTGAAGTcatcgagtagcttgttgttcgagaatccatctcttgaacctatctcgtcgaaatcctaaAGCACCAAagtgcccctacctggcgcgccactgtcgatgtttgatgtcgcaattctggtatttgcatggtatggggatcgtcggtgctaggatatacgcaagactgaggtaaaagagatggagacagagatttttatacaggttcgggcccctggacggtcaggtaataaccctacatcctgttggccgaagccggtattgctcttattcatgataatcacatcagtacaatatttggggtagcctatctaactattgtcgacatggcggtctgacgatctgactcgtagtcgacaacagggtagccttccacctcgaatccgtgcccggcgagatcagagatagcgctttcgtctctcctaacagtatccggagacaccgtagggtactaaccgtgcttatccctaaagtcgatatccggcggcgtgttttggcgtatgtaggcttctatgttgattgtgttgggtgttgatcctgtgttgggtgttgattgtctTGTCCCCCCTTTCCTCCTAAGGGGCCCTGTATTTAttcccataggtgtccccttgttcaagtagaactagagaaaccaatatggatacaatccgagtagtccttgtcgtttttatttttagaactctggttgtctttctttatccggaactccctcgatgtcagtttccgtataagacatgatatgtagtggatcctgccgagatttagtcaactactattaggtatatggtatccataacctGACAGCGTCAATGATAAGTTCGTCAATATTAAAATATACTGGTCTAATCTTTTAAAGATGTTCATATGATTATATGATGAGCACACATTATGACCACTTGCATTTATACCATGTTTAAAAAAGAGTTAACcagcagaaaaaaaagaaagtatctAAAAATCTACCTCAAGATTGTAAagaaaaaactttcaaatacgATATAGTATAATTGCCCTGTGACTATACTATATCACTATAAATAtcatataacttttatataaaaacctGTATTTAATTGTGGTTTCGTTGGCTAATACCGAGATATTACGCGTGACCTACATGAAAATTTCATTgtagcaatattttttttctttatgcaCAAATCTTAATATAATACGATGGTcacaaatataaaagttttggaggaaaaaaaactggcgaaaatttttctaacaatttcgaaaaaaaaaactattttctgGATTTTTCTCCACGTCATCGGGCGAGGCCATGAGCAGTGGCCATGCAAAGCTCACCCTCCACGTAATCCTCACTAGAGGCAGCGCTAACGCCACGTGTCACTCaaacctcttcctcttctttccctcgcctcgcctcgcctcgtcgccggcgtccgcgtGCAGCGTCCGGCGATGCGCCGCTCGGCCACGGAGCCATGAAGGCCTCGGTGAAGCTCCGGGAGGACGgggcggcgccgctgctgcgcGCGAAGCTCCCCGTGGCGCTCTTCTCCGtgcccgccgtcgcctccctcaccgccggcgaccccgCCAACCTCCGCCtctccctcgccaccgccgcgccggcgctccCTTCCATCCGCCTCTCCTACGCGCCCAACCGCGCCACCTCGCCGCtctccctcgccgtcgtccttggctccggccccggcggctccccctcctcctccggcgccgccgcctcggccatCACCATGGCCGTCGAGGTCaacaccgccggcgccgtctcctTCTCGCTCGCCCTCAAGCCTTCGCTGGGCGACTTCGCCGTGCGCAAGCGGttcgactccgccgccgccggaggcggaggtggctcAGGTTCTTCGGCTTCGGCGGCGTCGGAGGTGACGATGAGGAGCGCCATCCcggtgcgcggcggcgcggcggcggtgagcgtCAGGTGGGGCGTGAGGATTCCCGCCGAGGTGAccgccggcggggaggagggcgcggcggcgctggcgctgcGGAGGCTGCCGTTCTTGGTTCTTGGCAAGGTAACGGTCGAGaggcggccaccgccaccgccggcgagcaccgccgaggagacgacgacgacgacggtggagaagacgaggagggagaacgagaGGCTGACGAGGGAGCTGGACGAGCTCCGGGCAGCGGCAACGGAGAAGACGGAGAGGAAGATGACCTCGGCTGCCGCTGGTCGCCGGAGCAGCGGGTGGAGGTCGCCGGAGATGGCCGGAGATCGGAAGACCGTTGATTTGGGCCGGTGATTCGTGGCTGTTGGATTCACATGTACATAGGTCAGCAACGAATGTATCAGTGAACTTCTCAGAAATCTGAAGAAATATTTTGTCCAGTTGAATCATTAATTGGATGGTTCACTTCATATTAGTAGTTGAGAAGAATTCATGTTCAGATGTGTATTTCGTTTGTGATAATTGAATGGTGCCTGGGTAGTGTAGTCTTAGCTCCAACGCTAATGCTGTTTGCAAAGAAATTGTCAAAATGGTATGGAACTCGAATTCTTCAAATATGAAAACGGACCGGGTACCGTGCATTTTTCACTGAATTTTTAAGTTAGGAAAAAACAATGAATTCATTTACACATATTTAGTTATCAGAGAGCTATGCCACACAAATTGGGAAATGGTGCTAAAGCTTGGATCATGCACATTCTCAGGAGAAGGCTTTTGGTCTCCGATGGCTGCCGACATGGATTCACCAGCTTTGAGCTGAGACGATGAGTGACATGTTCTTTTTTTCaatccctcccttctctcttttttgctcTTCCTTACGAATGTGCCTCTCCTATTCAAAATTTCCTCTTttctatattataaacataCACACACCTGACATTTCAAGAATATATGCAACACTCttgattttaaatttcaaacttGAGTTTATAGTATTTCCTGCTGGTATGTTCAGTCATTGACGGAGGGCAGCTTAGATTATTGCTGGGATTATCTGTTGTTGCAGCTAATGTTATAGAAAGAACTGTAGCATAATCACTTTTTATTAGACTCATATTTAATTAGATTATATATAGACTTGTTTTAGTTACAAGTGAATTTGATCCATGCTTGAATTTGTTAAATGTATATATTTGTGCGTTACTTGTATTTGACATGTGTTCGCTGGATGATGAGCATAGCTAAAGTTTTATTCTAGTCCCGAATAACAGCCATGTCATCTCAATAGAGGAGCATGAGGAGATCAATAGGATGGAACCGAGATGGCATAAGACAAATAAGGAGTGACTTGGTGTGTGGAACGGTGATCCTACTTCCAGTTGCATGCACAAACATGAGAAAAAGCATGCTGCATTGGACGAAGCAAAGGCCAAAATTCATGTGTTCCCTTAGGAGTATTGCACGAACTGAGCCATGCCCTGATAATAATCACATAATTGATTCATTGCATTACTTGTGCAAGCCAGGTGCGATGCTGACAGCCAAACACATATCCATCTTGCGTGACTCCTAACCCTAGAATTCCTTTCTTTTTCATGGACTAGCAATTTGTTTATGCGTTGCAATGTGATCTAAGAAAGACATGTTTCCACATGATTTTCGGATGCATCAGatggagtgtttttttttactacacGCAAGTGGGCTGATGCGTGAAGGAAATTACTCCAGAAGTGGGTGGACCGATTGTCGACGTTtaatgtcgcgattccggtatttgcatagaaTGAGGATCGTTGGTattaggatatacgcgagactgaggtaaaagagacggagacaaggatttttatacaggttcgggcccctgaattgtcaggtaataaccctacatcctgttgacCGAAGctggtattgctcttattcaccataatcacaccagtataatatttggggtagcctatctaactgttgtcgacatggcggtctgaaggtctgactcgtagtcgacaacagggtagtcttcctcctcgagttcgtgcccggcgagatcaaagatagcgctttcgtctctcctaacagtatccggagacaccgtaggggactaaccgtacttatccctgaagtcgatatccggcgtcttgtcttggcgtatgttgccttgtatgttgatcttgtgtattgatctattgttccatgtcccctctcctcctagggggtcttgtatttatacccatatgtgtcctcttgtccaagtagaactagggaaaccaatatggatacaatccgagtagtccttgtcgtttccatgtagaactctggttgtctttccttatccggaactcctcctatatccgcaggttgtttccgtataggacatggtatgtggtgggtcctgctgagatttagtcaactactattaggtatgtggtatccataaccctgacagtagcccccgacttcgatgcaaatgaacgaattcatattctcaaccgcgcgcagaccttggagtaattgttatcgagctcatgtgaccgttctcgatgagttcagagataacgttagacttcccttatcagcctcgtgcgggcacctagagggtttgtctgagtcaatctccgacatcaaccaagaaagtacagagcatacgactaattctcccgtcttgctgtaatcgagaatttggattgaagtcaagaaattttatctcggcgggtacaccatttaTTCATTctgtattccttgtcgagatccaccaaccgttctcgagtgatcgagaaGGCGCAGAGCCTGCGAcgaagccttgtcaacatttgtcgtactcgctttagttgatcttggtgtagaaccatagagacatggagtcttcgtcaatgtcgaatagaattttcctgaaatcaatactcagaaaagaatattagatagaaatagcccccgagcgaacgctcaaagggtgacatgttataatatgtatagaaaactgaaaatgaattaaatttacagaccaatgttttgtatatgagcgtcttctctcttaccgacttcgatcagtcagtttgttgagtcatacacactctccctagcccccagccttatcGTCGAAGAAACGTTCTCGGAAGATAAAGCTCTtagacccttgacctgcctcggttgaacaagcactgattctagcccccagccatgaagttggaaaacccaatttccgattacatggcttggttaatacgcacagtgagaactcttacacgaccagatcttacatggtcttttgtctctttaggatccgacaaggccttatcggctctaggcgtccccagccgaagttccttTAGGTTCCttggaggccttgtcaagatgGCGTAAAGAGAtattaggataggtttcaacgctgggtgtcatcgtggtaagggatctctgggtaaaacacttggcgatattgtgtacctgatatcaactttgttgaaataaaggtaatgggagaatcgctacacctctggtcgaggaccaggtagtagtcgtaactcgaccacttgaagtagatatagtgggagaatcgttacaccgctggtcgaggaccagataGTAATCGTAACTTGACCACTtcaagtggaaatagtgggagaatcgctacaccgctggtcgaggaccaggtagtagtcgtaactcgaccactagaagtgaGGCGAGAGAGATCACTACGTCCTACTGGTTTGAGAACCAGGAGTAGGAATCTCTCAATCACCTATAGGGGCGCTAAAGTTGGTTTgttacatgtgcatctcatgtggccagcatgactcacatacccaacttatagtATATCCGGATGTCCGCTCGCAAttatgtcgggtgatcaagccgacaacATTCACGAGAATTTGTCCgctaacaaccttttctcgaataGCCCAGCCATGGTTGgcgctatgagataggtcgtcggtcttcgttggtaggttgggcgcgACGACTTCGCATTTGTCGAGAACATTCTCGATAATGGGGTGCACTTGACCACAACccactcgagtgctcaattgttcctgaaaaatatttcctagaaggcaagacatatagcagaaaatatcgagtatgtactcaaaaaactgcatggatcttctagtattatcaggatataacgagcagatgtaaatatcaggcattatgtaaaccgtaaacaagcatgatttatacataaggaaatagagcgagcccccaaCGTTAAACcgtagtcgatttaacatcggggacacttgcacaatagatattgtataaaagacatgctctaggtaaacataataaattttaGATCTGACAATGTTGTATGATCTAAAAATAGACACGACaaattgtatataaaatattgagtacctttgtagatacatgccggatgtatctacgaaattagtagattaatttaaaaaatcaatctactaaataCCTTGATTTGCATGCCCGACATACTGTCAATAGAAgatatatgtatgcatgcaaTAGACCTGGACGTCAATATCTTGTTGTCTTGGAAGAGCAATGCCACCTGTCGCATGCATACATGTGTCTAGGCATGTGTATGTGACATGGTTAGGCAAGCACGCTTGGTTGACCAATTCCGGCTAGCACACGGCAAGTTGGCGACGCAGCGGCGCCTGTTCTCGGAGAATTTCATGTGGCATGCATCGAGGTATATTGGTTGGTGGGAATCGGCGTCGTGTCCGGCCTGTGCGCAGCCAGCCAATACCTCACACCAATTGATGTCGTGCACAAGGAGGAATTGATATTGGATCGGTTTCGGAAGCTGCCGATACTGAAGATTCTCCACGGCGGCGATGACTTGATGAAGCTTGGTCGATCTCGCCGGATCAAATATTTGAcgatgatggttccgatctTGTTGGACGACATACTCCGGTCGGGTTAGATCTCCCCATAACCGAAGTtatcgagtagcttgttgttggagaatccatctcttaaacccatctcgtcgaaatcctgaagcaccaaagtcccctacctggcgcgccactgccaacgtttgatgtcacgattccggtatttgcatagtatggggatcgttggtactaggatatacgcgagactgaggtaaaagagacggagacagggatttttatacaggtccgggcccctgaattgtcaggtaataaccctacatcctgttggccgaagccggtattgctcttattcaccataaacacaccagtataatatttggggtagcctatctaactgttgtcgacatggcggtctgaaggtctgattCAAAGTCGACAAcaaggtagtcttcctcctcgagttcgtgcccggcgagatcaaagatagcgctttcgtctctcctgacaatatccggagacaccataggggactagccgtgcttatccctgaagtcgatatccggcgttttgtcttggcgtatgttggcttgtatgttgatcttgtgtatTAATCTATTGTTccatgtcccctctcctcctagggggtcttgtatttatacccataggtgtccccttgtccaagtaaaactagggaaaccaatatggatacaatccgagtagtccttgtcgtttccatgtaaaactctggttgtcttttcttatccggaactcctcctatattcacaggttgtttccgtataggacatggtatgtggtggatcctgccgagatttagtcaactactattaggtatgtggtatccataaccctgacaccgATAAAACTCTCCTTTTATGGGAGTACGTCCCGTGATTCAAAATGTATTGTGTAGAGCAAAATACAATAGATCATACACTTTTTCGCTAACAACTTTTCTCTTGATTACATGCTTGTCTCTTTTATATTTGGATGTTTGTAAAGTTTTATCCTTGTTTCTCTTTATTTCCTGCTTCTCAGTTTGTTTAATTGGGAAGAAATCCTATTACTCTAATAACCACTTAAAAGAAATCGATCCACGTAAAATTGTGAAATCTGTAAATACCATAATTATTGTTCATTAAGAATTAGTTTCATTAGTTTAGCTATGTACACGTGGTTTAGATGTAGAGACAAGTTTTAttacattttcttttttccattatATTCCATTAATTGATTATGGGACATGGCAACATCGCAAGAGACATCTAAACAGTGTCACAGGAGGTGTAAAAAAAACACCATTGCAGGCAAGGTGCtgcaacttttatttttgtaaaaagtaATAGCAACAAATATATGCAATGTccaacaaatatataaattctATCACAGTGAGTGGCAATCATCTACCGGAGCCATCGTTTTGCTTATTCgcggaataagcgaaacaacATATTttcaaacgaaaagtaatttgtgaataaaacttttatatacgcgTTTTTagcgatgtactccctccgtactcgtaaaaggAAGTCGTCtagaacaatgtttaagtcaaaccttgagaatataaatcatgaacaactctcaagttgttgattttgaaaatgtaaaaaattatatgaatagatttgtcttgaaagaTACTTTcgtaaaagtatacatatatcacttttcaataaatatttttatagaaataagacgtaaaagttgtgttttagagaccgtgtctCAATCCTAaatgacttcctttatgagtaggGAGGGAATAAAAGCAAATTTTGGATGATAAGCAtaaacataagcgaaaagatgaggccctaCAACTTTGAGATTAAAAGATATGCC is from Oryza sativa Japonica Group chromosome 9, ASM3414082v1 and encodes:
- the LOC107276982 gene encoding uncharacterized protein — its product is MKASVKLREDGAAPLLRAKLPVALFSVPAVASLTAGDPANLRLSLATAAPALPSIRLSYAPNRATSPLSLAVVLGSGPGGSPSSSGAAASAITMAVEVNTAGAVSFSLALKPSLGDFAVRKRFDSAAAGGGGGSGSSASAASEVTMRSAIPVRGGAAAVSVRWGVRIPAEVTAGGEEGAAALALRRLPFLVLGKVTVERRPPPPPASTAEETTTTTVEKTRRENERLTRELDELRAAATEKTERKMTSAAAGRRSSGWRSPEMAGDRKTVDLGR